GTCGATCTCCTCAAGCGTAAGCTTTTTCACGATCTGCGCCGAGTTTTGAAAATGCACATTATCTGATAAACAAAGTAAGTGAAGTAAGAGGGTGGATAAAGATGGAGCAAAAAAGGAAGGGAAATTAGATGGAGGGAAGAGGAGGAAGAGAGAGAAAAAGGAGGACGAGGGCGAGGCAGGAGggggaaagaaaaagaagagaaataaATAAGAGAGGAAGGGCAGAAGGGGGTGCAGCACCAAGAATGCATAAGCCAGAAATGTGAACGGTGATGTGATCTCATGTGTTTAACTTACCATCTCCTGTGCCATGGACGATTAGATAACTCACATCCTTAAAGTTCTTAATAAGAGGTAGAACGGAAGAGTCCTGCGAGCAAAACGAACAGTATATATACTGTAACCCCCGATTATGGAGTGCGGGCtctaaaaatacatttttcttttttatcataaTTAAATGATAGGTTTGTTTCTTGGTTCAATAGCGATAAaccgtttttgtttttgtttcttatttaGTATTGAAATTGAATTGTAAAGCATAACAACAGACCCAATTAATAACACGGTACTTATTTGAGTTTGTGCAACAACGACCGAAGTAAGCTTTTAGACTGTTTTTCGTTAACTTTTGACCAAACATCTGCATGTTAAAAGCGGACCTAACTTCGCATGGCATACTTTACCGGACGCATAAATATAAGCATTGGGCCGTTTTGCTTTGCAATCTGGAGTTTCCACGCCCACATGATCGAGGAGTAAATTGAGCAGCGGTGATATATTAAAGATAAATCTCTGGCCATGTGTCGAAATTAATAAGAGTACTCACTCTTGAAAATATTCCATAACCACAAAACTGCTTAATGTACTTATAATACACAGGGCAAAATTACTTAATTAACATTAGGCGATTAGGCGAACGCGGGCGCGCGCTGAATTTTGCCCCCTTAAATCCTCGTAAAATTTTGGATTAATTTCGCTTGGTTTTTATAGTTTTCCAAATCGCCGAAGACGGCTCTACCAAAATAACGGAATACACTTGTGAAATTAATCCCAAATTTTACACGGCACATATTACATATACTTATTCAGAGAAAAAACTGTTTGAATACTTTAGTTGACTTAATCGCGCTTTCGATATTGCGAAAGCAATACCCTACACTCCTTACCTCGTATcctttgctattttcttttggGAGACCCATGTAGCGCTCAGTATAGATAGAGTCTGGGGGTAAAACAGTTATATCTTTACTAGAGTCATTTGCTATCACAGGAGAGTTCGTAAAAATTACTAACTCTAATATGGGCAATCTCTGATTGTGTGACAATAATATCAGCGAACGTAACACAATGCCAACCCCTTACCATACTAGCACCAATAGTTAAAATGAAATGCCTAACATGTCACTAATACACCCTGATCGACTACTGTAATTTTGAAGCTGAAGATATCACAAGATATCACAGCGTTCGCGTCGCACTGCCATAGTAGCACCATCGTAAAAATGAGTTGACCAAACCCTTATCACCAGATTGTGTGACAGTGATGTCAGCAAAAGTAACAACAATGGCCTCTTACCGGAATCAcgggtggcccagtgtgttaatATATAGGGCTTCTCATCACTGCTgaaacgggttcgattcccgttaGAGGCATGGATATGATCTTTCTGTTTTTCGGCCCTGAGTCTGACTTGTTGAATATATGTGAGCTTAGTACAAGTTTGGACAGGATGGACATTCTTATTCGCTTTAATAAATGAGTTGCCCTTAGATGTCACCAAGAAACCCTGATCCCTTGATTGTGTGACACTGATGTCCTGAAGAATGTAACACAACAATGTTGCCTTACCGTAGTAGCGCCAGTCAGCTACCGGAGCCACAGCCATGCCAAGATTGAAGGCGCCAGAGTTCTGGCCGATGATGTATGAGGTAAGATAGCCCCCATATGACTAAAATAGAAAACAGATGTAACAGATACTTTAACAGATACACTGTAACAGATAAACAATGATTGATATAACTTTAAACACCTTCAGAATAGCTTAGATCTTCTGTTCATTGATATATACACTTACCCAGCCCCAAATAGCGATCTTATCCTTGGCCACATAACTTTTGGATTTCAAAAACCTGAACAAAAAAGGCATGTAGATTGGCGATGGAGGTAAGGAAAACAGGCACATAACATACTAATAGGACACTGAGTCTTTTAAACAGACAAAGAGAATCTTACTTTGCGACCGCAATCGTGTCTTCTGCCTCATTCCTGCCAAGGTCACGGTATACTGCATGCTTGAATCTTCAACACAATGTCAACCAGATTAGGAGGATAACCGAGTATACCAGGACATATTATCACATGCATATGAAATACCATGTGTGAACTGGACATAAAATGATATACCACATGCATAATTTTAAATTAATGAATTGGGGAAGTTATTCACTCTCGTTGCAGCTGGAATGCTGAATAATGATAGTGCCGATTCAGACGTGGTCGAGCTAAAGGCTTAGAAAGGCGCCTCGCACCAGGCACTCATTCCAGACCACGGATCAAAGCTTAGGTCGAAATTGCTGGTTTTGTGGACAGAGGAAACAGGAGAACTCGGAGAAAAACCCTGGGAGCAAAGGCGAGACCAGCTAACTAAACTCACGTCGGGAACAGGAATCGAACCAAAAAACCCAGTGGTGGGAGGCGCAGGCACTACCgagcgacgctctgccaactgcgccacctATAACTGGTCACATGACGTATTATGTGTCCAACTGGAAACATCACGTGAGTCATAGAGGTATCGCTTACTTGTTGCCCCTGCCCATAGTTCCCCGCGCGTCCACATATGCCATAATAAGGTCAAAGTTACGGACCAGGTAACCAGCCTCATAACCAAGCTGCCACGCCTCTAATACCTGCAAACAGCAACAGCAAATTAACACAgtccaatcacgccgccattttatgctcccgctcaatcccgagtcacacaaagaatccatttccatcggctaattcaaacgagtaaccaaaatattttcGATCAAATACCGTCAATAATGTATCAGAcctcattcgtagattgttattttgaagttttcttgcaagtAAACCGTTGCATTTTCAtgtataaacaataacaaagagtggttcatcgacattctttaaaaccTGATGGAGACTTGCTTAAAGCAGCTGAACCGGAGATGGCAAAGCCTTAAAGATAAGCTAGGACCACTAAATACTTACATTTTGTGTTCCTGGGCCACCATACCTACGACAAGGGAAAAACGTTATATAAAGGAGTGAACAAGCTAAACAAACATTGTTTCAACAGAATGGATAGTTTAAAAGGGCACGAGGATAGTGTCAGTGTACTTACACGCTAAACAGGACGGCATATTTCTTTGATGGATCGAAGTTTGGAGGGAAAACAAGCTTGACATTTATATCTACAGGTATGAAGAACAGAAAATCTATGAACTCACTTGAGCAGAAGAACATTGACATCAATCACACCTTGTAACATATGATATGAGCTTGATATTTCGCTAACACAAACATCCAAGAGTTCTGACTCACCATTCGTCCCGCTTCTCACTTTGATGAAATCCGTGCGAGCATGACCCAGCGTCTGAAGTTCCTTCTTCAACTTATCGTTGTTCTCAAGTGCTCGCGCTAGAAATACATAACCACCACAAAACGATCACCAAGAAGACCAAAAGCGGCTAGGTTACCAGAGGAAACTGAGTGATTTTCATGAATTACCTGCGCCTGTCTTGCTGTTGCGAAGGTTTGTCCAAGGCACGTCTGGGCCTGCAATAGAATTATAAGACAAGCTTGACATCTACTGCACAGTCAGTGCTGCGCTGACAAACACCATTTGAAACACTTAGGCTGAAGCCCCTCATCACATTAATACCCCGCCCCACCCCACCATGGATAATTGATGTTTTGCTCGCTAAATCGAGAGGGAAATGATGAAATCATTCTCAAACTCGCTCAGATGGAGGGTTAAAATGATGAAAGCCAATTGTTTCCAAAATAAGGAGATCGCTCAAGCTTGTACGCTAACACTTTAGAAGTGAAAGATCCTCCTCAAAGGACATCGCAGCAGCAACTGCTCACAGGTACGAAGTCGTTGCAGTTCTGATATAATGAATATTATAAAATGACAGCTGTGGAACTCACACACCACCATATAGCATGGGAGCACTGATGTTATTACGTACCTTGGCATGTCAATACACACCACCCTGCATCCTTACTGAAGTCCGCCTTGAAGTAATTACATGCCAAGTCTGTATATCAAGAGAAGGGTTATGTGAGACCATCTCTTACTTACTATAACTTCGGGACATTGATATTTTCGCTTCTTCAATGTTTTCACATTTATCTAAACCGTGAATTCCAGTaagaactgttttttttataccagAAAATTAATGGAAAACAACCGAACGcggtttttgacaaaaaatataGATGAAATATGAAAATTGGTAGCCGAAGTGACACCAGAAAACACagaaaagttattttttcaCGACACACCTTTTGTCAAACTCTTCTTGGTGTTGCTTGCAAGttcaaaactgaaaaaaagaaGGAGTAccaatttttaaataaaggaAACCGAGGATATATATgtattataataaataattttacCTGTATATATGCCTTTGCGTAGGGCCTGTCTCGGTGCTCTCAAAATACCTGCATGATAAAAGGTTTCTGGTCACTGAGATACATAAGTCAGCTCAGTCATAAACCTCTCAAAACTATTgtgcttgaaaaaaatgtgCTACAGACTTTTCTCCATTTACAGCCGTAAACACTGATAGTGCACTGatgaataaaaagaaagtccAAAATGGCAGACAAAAGACATTGCTCATGCCACAACCATTGGATGTCAAAGAACTTTTAGGATGTTGATAAGAATGCTATTTAAACAGTGAATAACCTTTGTAAAATTAGTTTGACTTTCAGCTTAAAATGTTCATCAATCGCCATGATTACTTACACTATGCCATTCTCTTTGTCAAAGCCGAGAATTTTGGTAACTTCCCATGCTCCCGAGGTTAAGGCTCTTATGGAATGGTCCTGTGACAACACAAGAATCCCAAAACACAGCTCTTTCACCACTGAATTTCAGACGCACATCCGAAAGATGCCACTAACCATTCTACCACGAAAGGATGTCTGGATATAAATAGGGACAAAACACAACTCGCCATTGAAGGCCATAAAAGTGCGACCTTCGTCCCTTCGtgccaatcatcatcaccctgATAACATTAGATGACAACAACCAATCATTATCGCCATGACAACATTAgatgaaaagaaaacaactaatcatcattgccctgacAACATTCGATGACAACAGccaattatcatcaccatgacaACATAAGATGACTATAGCCAATAATCATCACCCTGATAACATTTCATGACAATAGCCAATCATCTCCCTGACAACATTCTATGACGACAGGCGATCATCCTCCCTGACAACATTCTATGACAACAGCCAATCATTATCACCCTGACAACATTTCATGACAACAGCCAATCATCATCGCCCTGACAGCATCTACTGTACTAACCTTTAGACCAAGTTGTACTAGCGCAAGGTGTATGAAGGCTCCATTTTCCCCTTGCGTGAATGGGTACAGAATCACATATGCACTCTCATCTTTCGTGAATAAGGGCGTTGTGTACTGCAAATAAAATTTTCTTGGTCATTTACCCTGGCTATAAACTAGTCTGCCTAGAAGCTGCCATCGATGCAAGCCAAGATTGGTTTGTCACCTTTTACAAGAATGGCATAATGCATCTATAACTTTAAGCACTCTGCAATGCAATCAACAAAACTGGCTAAAACAGCTAAAACATTGTTGGCTCAATGTTGCTGCtgtttgtacaccatgttgggaAGTGCTGCAAAGTAGTCTTCCAACACAGGCTGTGTCCCGTGTccaaacaatgaaaaaattaGATAACTAACCACTTGCCAAGCATAAGCTCACGAAAAAATATCCTTTGGTGCTATTTTGACACTTGTCGTTTGTTATAGGAGGGATATGACAGAAAGATTTGACCAACCATAACGGTACTATCATAGAGCATTTCTGTACACCAAAAACAGCATGGCCTGAGCAAATGTGAATTGTAAGCGCTGTCACTGTCAGTTTTACTGTAGCTTGGGTGAATGTGTAAACGTTACCAACTGGGTAAAACAGGGTCGAGGGATGGTACCTCCAGACTTCATGTACTTATGCAAGAGGTAGaattaataagaaaaatatatagacACTTCAATACCCTTGATGCACTCACTTTGTCATCCACCCAGCCTCCCTTCACTTGCTCTTCGTGACCCTGGAAACACAGAAGTGATAAAAACAGGTAATAGTAACCATATTAAACATCATATAGGGGCAGAGAAGAGCGGCCTAGGGACTATAATGGCTTCAAGACAGATGGTATATACATAAATGACATCATGCCCCAGAGGTACTGTACTGTGGAATATAAGAGACCAGCCGATGCTGATCAAACCAGGAAATAGTGATCAGATCAGGCAATAGTGATCATATTATATCACACATTCAGAGATAGCATATTGTGCAGCAGTCAGCAGTCAGAATGtgttttttatagaaaaaaaaagaatggaaaACAATCAAGTgaggttttttacaaaaaaataaagatgagATACGAAAATTTGTAGTCGAAGCGACACccaaaaacatagaaaaatcaaataaatatgCTGTAAACATATTCGATGGTAAGAATTTCACAGTTGCCCTCAAAGCACTGATTCTTGGCCAATTGTTTAGTTTTCATACCATTTCTAATCCTTGGGTATTATTCTCCGATATTCAAGCCGCCAGATGGGGTATATATACTAAATAGCCTAATGATGACCTGTCATAGTGGTGCTGTGGCAAATATCAACAGTGATCTAGAGACTTAGTATGACAGCCTTTAGACTGATCATTTACATTAACAGCCTAATGATAACCTGCCAAAATATTAATCACCTTAATACAATTCATGCCGCCTGCATCCACTGAGCAGATATCCGTCTGACTATGATTCTGGAATCTGTTCAGCCACTGTACTGTGAACTTGTTAGTTGTTGTCCATCCAACATTAACAACATAGTGCTCACTGTCAAAGAtcataaataaacacataagCACATTTAATACACTAACATATAATCAGACCCAGGTATAATTACACACTTAGTATCATAATATCATAATATCTGTTATGATTCCGCTATCATAACTCACTTACATCTTATCAAAGCCTGCCGGCACAGGTAGCTCGGCAGCAGGTGGTAATAGGCCCTTTGTGATACGTGTCAGATCTATCACCTTGACACGTACTGTGGGGTTAGGGGTCCCTGGCTTGGGGTATGCTATCTTGCGCTGGGATGGGTAGATGTTCTTAGCTGAGCCGTACCAAGGGTACACATAATCTTTTACACGGGTATCATTGAACTGCATGTAAGCCAAGTATTTGGAGTCCGGAGAGAAATACATGGCATAATCTGTATTAAGTACCTCCtctgcaaaaacaaaacaaaaacaaaactacagGTGTTTATAAAGTATGAAAGTACAGTAAGCTCTACTTGATTCATGAATGTTGCTAAATGCCTAAAGGTACATGTCATAATCAGTAAAAGTGTAATCTTTACCCCTAAAATCATAAAATTAGTTACAATTGACAGTAAAGTAGAACTCTTTGATAAAGTAGCCCTTTACTGCACCTTGGTAAACCCAGTCAGGGACACCGTTGAAAATACGAAGTCGATCTCCATCATTAGTAAGCCGATGGGCCTCAGGTAAAGGGAGCCTCACATCATCAATATAATGCATGTCATTCTCAACAACATAAACCTGGGGGATAAATGGTGGAAAGTATTACATTATTGTGTTGGATACAATTATAAGTCAGAGTACAGTACTGACAGAAAGTAATTCAACGGAAATCTGACAAATTTCGGCCAAAATATGTCAATTGTTCTAAAATCTGGAATTTTGGGTATCTTACTACTGTACATGTACATGGCAGCtttacatagctgtcaacccaacgtGGAcaaaaatcttgtgaaatcgggtgaaatacagtaaatatgtgaagaaaaaaacaagagagcaAATGagggtgaatacagagaatgtatgaacattctcacaaaaattaggcttgtgatgaggtccaaaatcttgtgacacccgccTAAAGCGGGTGAGCTGACAGCTATGGCTATACTTTAAGGACGTAATTCCTGAAATAAAACTGAAActattttttcttgtcttaCCAGTGCATTTCTATCAGGAGCCCAGCGTACATGCTGAATCTGTACACCACCACTTGTGACTATCTTTTCATATTTACTGTGGAGCAAAAAGCACCTCATGAGCACACTGCTGTGTGACAAAAACTTTCCAAAGTTCCATTTCATCAAAGGATTTTGGTACTCACTTTTTTGCTATATCATACACAAAATAATCAGCAAATGAAGAATATCTGTATTCCTGCAAAATGCAACCAAAAATGTAATTATTCACAAACTTGATAATTCAATTAGGAGACAAATTGAGAAACTCCATGAGAACAGAACAAAAGCAAATCTACTAAATAATGAACATAGCATATACTCAccatagttttattttttgcaaaaaacaGCATTGTTTTGTCTGGCGAGAGAGTGTATCCTTCACCTCCTAATGCCTCCTGGCAGCAAAAAAGAGTGTAAAAATCAGTGTACAGAAAAGAGGAACTATTTGTATTAACTGACAGTACTCACCAAACTTTTAGCACTCACTACTTCAGTCTGTGCACCTGAGAATGCTTCTGTCGTTATTATACTTCCCCCAGGACCAAAAGATCTATATGTATCATCTGAAACAAAGAACATCCCTCAATTTTGGCTTGTCGACATCAAGGCAATCAAGTTATTCACTTTATAGCGAGGAGTGTTGTGGGTAGTACACacttatgcctggtgcacactagtgacataacaaaataatgACACATGTGAGTGCGCGTTTAAGTTTGAATAgttcgacattttgacataaacCCAACATAACGATATGAACacaacaatataaaaaaaaacgacttTAAAGAGTGTGCACCCCTACACTGTTATATTGTTATTTCACTAGTGTACATTAGGCATTAGTGCCTGTGACATGCTATTACTTACTGTACACTTCCTGGTACCCTGGCACCAGACACTAAATATGGTGTTGTGTGATGGACACATTATATAGCACATAATCTTGTTCAGATTGTGCACTTTATGGGTGCCAGGAAAGTTGTTGTTGCATACAACTATTCTGAAGTTTCTGGAGGAAATGACAGGTGCTTGGATTACcatcaaaaaatgttttaatccAATAAGTTATTCAATTAACTTACCAGATAACCACTTCACAGAAGGGAATTTTGGCTGATATTTCCCAGAAAATACATCATCTAAAGTGAATTTTCCCGATGCCCTCCTAGACCTGCTTCCAGGTATGGTAACACCACCTATTAACAAAACACAACATCACAATGAATACTAACCAACACCCATAgtatgggaggggagggtgaccccagaaaaatataaacatcTAGATATTGATGTCACCAAGCAATTGTGTTATCCCATGATGCACGAAACCTTGAGACCTTATTTACCTGCCAACAGATTTTCCTGCCTAAAAGTTTGAAGTTTTAAAGTGATAGCATGGGTTTCTTACAACCAAATCACTAAGTACTATAAGTCCCGACACCCTTAAAATGAACCCTCTTACACATACATGTACATGTCAACCCCAGAAAATCtcaggcttgagaatttttttggggaggggtgggtttattCATTTTGGGGGAGGGAGTATACCCTCAAAGGGGGCTTGCAAAAATTATACAGCTAAATAGCTTTCCAGTTATCATTAAGTCAATCAGCATTCAGTAGAAGATTGCCTTTTAGAAAGCTCTCACGCACAATGGCACTACACAaggaattattattttcactGATTTCACTAATAGACAAAATGGTGATTTCCCATTGAAGAATTTTTCTAAAGCgataaaaaacactaaaaagcgggagatttggtgctccatGTGGGAGAgtgggagaaggggtccaaaatcttgagactcccatCTAAtgtggg
The sequence above is a segment of the Nematostella vectensis chromosome 2, jaNemVect1.1, whole genome shotgun sequence genome. Coding sequences within it:
- the LOC5521167 gene encoding prolyl endopeptidase FAP isoform X1, with the protein product MAEGNEHLLGEMDEQQRYSAMDMEDPKSPQSGDGLLPGEGKNSSSLKINKRALVIFFGVTVVAVAVIVVAVLVSLYSGGVTIPGSRSRRASGKFTLDDVFSGKYQPKFPSVKWLSDDTYRSFGPGGSIITTEAFSGAQTEVVSAKSLEALGGEGYTLSPDKTMLFFAKNKTMEYRYSSFADYFVYDIAKNKYEKIVTSGGVQIQHVRWAPDRNALVYVVENDMHYIDDVRLPLPEAHRLTNDGDRLRIFNGVPDWVYQEEVLNTDYAMYFSPDSKYLAYMQFNDTRVKDYVYPWYGSAKNIYPSQRKIAYPKPGTPNPTVRVKVIDLTRITKGLLPPAAELPVPAGFDKIEHYVVNVGWTTTNKFTVQWLNRFQNHSQTDICSVDAGGMNCIKGHEEQVKGGWVDDKYTTPLFTKDESAYVILYPFTQGENGAFIHLALVQLGLKDHSIRALTSGAWEVTKILGFDKENGIVYFESTETGPTQRHIYSFELASNTKKSLTKDLACNYFKADFSKDAGWCVLTCQGPDVPWTNLRNSKTGAARALENNDKLKKELQTLGHARTDFIKVRSGTNDINVKLVFPPNFDPSKKYAVLFSVYGGPGTQNVLEAWQLGYEAGYLVRNFDLIMAYVDARGTMGRGNKFKHAVYRDLGRNEAEDTIAVAKFLKSKSYVAKDKIAIWGWSYGGYLTSYIIGQNSGAFNLGMAVAPVADWRYYDSIYTERYMGLPKENSKGYEDSSVLPLIKNFKDVSYLIVHGTGDDNVHFQNSAQIVKKLTLEEIDYRVQYYPDRNHGITDYHAKHHLFKLLTRFLDTKLRLQSLNPARAAIPYPYWQYPGTG
- the LOC5521167 gene encoding prolyl endopeptidase FAP isoform X2, yielding MAEGNEHLLGEMDEQQRYSAMDMEDPKSPQSGDGLLPGEGKNSSSLKINKRALVIFFGVTVVAVAVIVVAVLVSLYSGGVTIPGSRSRRASGKFTLDDVFSGKYQPKFPSVKWLSDDTYRSFGPGGSIITTEAFSGAQTEVVSAKSLEALGGEGYTLSPDKTMLFFAKNKTMEYRYSSFADYFVYDIAKNKYEKIVTSGGVQIQHVRWAPDRNALVYVVENDMHYIDDVRLPLPEAHRLTNDGDRLRIFNGVPDWVYQEEVLNTDYAMYFSPDSKYLAYMQFNDTRVKDYVYPWYGSAKNIYPSQRKIAYPKPGTPNPTVRVKVIDLTRITKGLLPPAAELPVPAGFDKIEHYVVNVGWTTTNKFTVQWLNRFQNHSQTDICSVDAGGMNCIKGHEEQVKGGWVDDKYTTPLFTKDESAYVILYPFTQGENGAFIHLALVQLGLKDHSIRALTSGAWEVTKILGFDKENGIVYFESTETGPTQRHIYSFELASNTKKSLTKDLACNYFKADFSKDAGWCVLTCQGPDVPWTNLRNSKTGAARALENNDKLKKELQTLGHARTDFIKVRSGTNDINVKLVFPPNFDPSKKYAVLFSVYGGPGTQNVLEAWQLGYEAGYLVRNFDLIMAYVDARGTMGRGNKFKHAVYRDLGRNEAEDTIAVAKFLKSKSYVAKDKIAIWGWSYGGYLTSYIIGQNSGAFNLGMAVAPVADWRYYDSIYTERYMGLPKENSKGYEDSSVLPLIKNFKDVSYLIVHGTGDDNVHFQNSAQIVKKLTLEEIDYRVQFYTDKNHGLEGGGTTSHLYHLLTNFLIEKQHIKAFS